The Microplitis mediator isolate UGA2020A chromosome 8, iyMicMedi2.1, whole genome shotgun sequence genome has a window encoding:
- the LOC130673098 gene encoding atlastin isoform X3, producing MASVRQQRRKQSDDYNKDSYVDHDTKKIGRIEELSASVRSSSTSMDDDKKNTDSDDGGRPVQVVLTHPDHTFELDEDALAEILLKDDIKDRSVVVVSVAGAFRKGKSFLLDFFLRYMNYKYLDKKSSESWIGDDNEPLSGFSWRGGSERDTTGILMWSKVFPGTMPNGEKVAIILMDTQGAFDSQSTVRDCATVFALSTMLSSVQIFNLSQNIQEDDLQHLQLFTEYGRLALEKSGNTPFQKLEFLVRDWSYPYEAEYGSEGGQKILQRRLEISDRQHPELQSLRKHIKSCFSDISCFLMPHPGLKIATNPQFDGRLVEIESDFKQQLKELIPSLLAPENLVTKKINGQTVRARDLLEYFKSYIRIYKGDELPEPKSMLVATAEANNLSAVADAKDLYLQMMECVCGGAKPFLATAHLESEHQRCVDKALHQFSNKRKMGGDEFSQTYMEKLVKDMDEAFLQFKAHNESKNIFKAARTPAVFFAIAVTMYICSGVFGLVGLYTLANICNLIMGIGLLTLVLWAYIRYSGELREIGTQIDDLASGIWENIMKPIYQQFVEKSVSVAVAQAAAEIATNSTIGNATSVNGKHKMLG from the exons atcacGACACGAAAAAAATAGGAAGGATAGAAGAGCTGTCCGCATCAGTGAGATCATCATCGACGTCAATGGatgacgataaaaaaaatacggaCAGTGACGACGGTGGCCGACCTGTCCAAGTTGTTTTAACCCATCCCGATCATACATTTGAACTCGATGAAGATGCTCTAGCTGAAATACTTCTCAAAGATGACATTAAAGATCGTAGTGTCGTGGTCGTGTCCGTTGCCGGTGCATTCCGTAAAGGAAAAAGTTTTCTTCTGGATTTTTTTCTTCGCTACATGAATtacaaa tatttagataaaaaatcatcagaaTCATGGATTGGAGATGATAATGAACCATTGAGTGGATTTTCATGGCGCGGTGGCTCTGAACGTGACACAACCGGGATACTCATGTGGTCAAAAGTATTTCCGGGTACGATGCCAAATGGAGAGAAAGTTGCCATAATTTTAATGGACACTCAGGGTGCATTTGACAGTCAATCGACAGTAAGAGATTGTGCGACTGTATTTGCATTGAGTACAATGTTGTCATCagtacaaatatttaatttgtctcAAAATATTCAAGAAGACGATTTGCAGCATCTGCAGTTATTTACAGAGTACGGTCGTCTAGCATTAGAAAAATCCGGAAATACGCCTTTTCAGAAGCTTGAATTCTTGGTACGTGATTGGAGTTACCCATACGAGGCCGAATATGGTTCAGAGGGAGGCCAGAAAATATTGCAGAGACGTCTTGAGATCTCTGACCGGCAGCATCCGGAGCTACAGAGCTTACGCAAACATATTAAATCGTGTTTTTCGGATATATCGTGTTTCCTGATGCCGCATCCGGGTCTAAAGATCGCGACGAACCCGCAATTTGACGGGCGGCTGGTAGAAATTGAGTCAGATTTTAAACAACAGCTAAAAGAGCTGATACCCTCGTTGTTAGCACCCGAGAATTtggtaactaaaaaaataaatggacaAACTGTTCGTGCACGTGATTTATTAGAAtactttaaaagttatattagAATTTATAAAGGCGATGAATTACCAGAGCCAAAAAGTATGTTAGTTGCTACTGCTgaggcaaataatttgtctgcGGTTGCTGATGCTAAGGATTTGTATTTACAAATGATGGAATGCGTTTGTGGAGGCGCTAAACCCTTTTTGGCAACCGCACATCTTGAATCTGAGCACCAACGGTGTGTTGACAAAGCGCTTCATCAGTTTTCTAATAAACGCAAGATGGGGGGAGATGAGTTCAGCCAAACTTACATGGAAAAACTTGTtaag GATATGGATGAAgcatttttacaatttaaagcCCAcaatgaaagtaaaaatattttcaaagcaGCTCGTACTCCAGCCGTATTTTTTGCCATTGCCGTCACTATGTACATTTGCTCCGGAGTATTTGGTCTCGTAGGACTTTATACTCTAGCTAATATTTGTAATCTCATTATGGGAATTGGTTTATTAACTCTCGTATTATGGGCGTATATTAg atACAGCGGAGAGCTCCGTGAAATAGGAACACAAATAGACGATTTAGCTAGCGGTATATGGGAAAAC ataatGAAAccaatttatcaacaatttgtCGAGAAATCAGTGTCCGTCGCCGTAGCACAAGCAGCAGCTGAAATAGCAACTAATTCAACTATAGGAAACGCAACATCCGTTAACGGAAAACATAAA ATGTTGGGATAA
- the LOC130673098 gene encoding atlastin isoform X2 — MASVRQQRRKQSDDYNKDSYVATKPPVTYCLDENVNCLSSHKISDDGGGRVGKKLDHDTKKIGRIEELSASVRSSSTSMDDDKKNTDSDDGGRPVQVVLTHPDHTFELDEDALAEILLKDDIKDRSVVVVSVAGAFRKGKSFLLDFFLRYMNYKYLDKKSSESWIGDDNEPLSGFSWRGGSERDTTGILMWSKVFPGTMPNGEKVAIILMDTQGAFDSQSTVRDCATVFALSTMLSSVQIFNLSQNIQEDDLQHLQLFTEYGRLALEKSGNTPFQKLEFLVRDWSYPYEAEYGSEGGQKILQRRLEISDRQHPELQSLRKHIKSCFSDISCFLMPHPGLKIATNPQFDGRLVEIESDFKQQLKELIPSLLAPENLVTKKINGQTVRARDLLEYFKSYIRIYKGDELPEPKSMLVATAEANNLSAVADAKDLYLQMMECVCGGAKPFLATAHLESEHQRCVDKALHQFSNKRKMGGDEFSQTYMEKLVKDMDEAFLQFKAHNESKNIFKAARTPAVFFAIAVTMYICSGVFGLVGLYTLANICNLIMGIGLLTLVLWAYIRYSGELREIGTQIDDLASGIWENIMKPIYQQFVEKSVSVAVAQAAAEIATNSTIGNATSVNGKHKMLG; from the exons atcacGACACGAAAAAAATAGGAAGGATAGAAGAGCTGTCCGCATCAGTGAGATCATCATCGACGTCAATGGatgacgataaaaaaaatacggaCAGTGACGACGGTGGCCGACCTGTCCAAGTTGTTTTAACCCATCCCGATCATACATTTGAACTCGATGAAGATGCTCTAGCTGAAATACTTCTCAAAGATGACATTAAAGATCGTAGTGTCGTGGTCGTGTCCGTTGCCGGTGCATTCCGTAAAGGAAAAAGTTTTCTTCTGGATTTTTTTCTTCGCTACATGAATtacaaa tatttagataaaaaatcatcagaaTCATGGATTGGAGATGATAATGAACCATTGAGTGGATTTTCATGGCGCGGTGGCTCTGAACGTGACACAACCGGGATACTCATGTGGTCAAAAGTATTTCCGGGTACGATGCCAAATGGAGAGAAAGTTGCCATAATTTTAATGGACACTCAGGGTGCATTTGACAGTCAATCGACAGTAAGAGATTGTGCGACTGTATTTGCATTGAGTACAATGTTGTCATCagtacaaatatttaatttgtctcAAAATATTCAAGAAGACGATTTGCAGCATCTGCAGTTATTTACAGAGTACGGTCGTCTAGCATTAGAAAAATCCGGAAATACGCCTTTTCAGAAGCTTGAATTCTTGGTACGTGATTGGAGTTACCCATACGAGGCCGAATATGGTTCAGAGGGAGGCCAGAAAATATTGCAGAGACGTCTTGAGATCTCTGACCGGCAGCATCCGGAGCTACAGAGCTTACGCAAACATATTAAATCGTGTTTTTCGGATATATCGTGTTTCCTGATGCCGCATCCGGGTCTAAAGATCGCGACGAACCCGCAATTTGACGGGCGGCTGGTAGAAATTGAGTCAGATTTTAAACAACAGCTAAAAGAGCTGATACCCTCGTTGTTAGCACCCGAGAATTtggtaactaaaaaaataaatggacaAACTGTTCGTGCACGTGATTTATTAGAAtactttaaaagttatattagAATTTATAAAGGCGATGAATTACCAGAGCCAAAAAGTATGTTAGTTGCTACTGCTgaggcaaataatttgtctgcGGTTGCTGATGCTAAGGATTTGTATTTACAAATGATGGAATGCGTTTGTGGAGGCGCTAAACCCTTTTTGGCAACCGCACATCTTGAATCTGAGCACCAACGGTGTGTTGACAAAGCGCTTCATCAGTTTTCTAATAAACGCAAGATGGGGGGAGATGAGTTCAGCCAAACTTACATGGAAAAACTTGTtaag GATATGGATGAAgcatttttacaatttaaagcCCAcaatgaaagtaaaaatattttcaaagcaGCTCGTACTCCAGCCGTATTTTTTGCCATTGCCGTCACTATGTACATTTGCTCCGGAGTATTTGGTCTCGTAGGACTTTATACTCTAGCTAATATTTGTAATCTCATTATGGGAATTGGTTTATTAACTCTCGTATTATGGGCGTATATTAg atACAGCGGAGAGCTCCGTGAAATAGGAACACAAATAGACGATTTAGCTAGCGGTATATGGGAAAAC ataatGAAAccaatttatcaacaatttgtCGAGAAATCAGTGTCCGTCGCCGTAGCACAAGCAGCAGCTGAAATAGCAACTAATTCAACTATAGGAAACGCAACATCCGTTAACGGAAAACATAAA ATGTTGGGATAA
- the LOC130672607 gene encoding retinol dehydrogenase 13-like gives MGIKIPKSVVFGSAACTIVGGIYLIKDKIAGTAYEGNEKLTNKVVIVTGANTGIGKEVTRDLAKREAKVIMACRDLFKCEKARKEIVLETKNKFVYCRQCNLASQSSIRAFVDKFKKENDRLDILINNAGVMRCPKGVTTDGIETQLGVNHMGHFLLTNLLLDTLKASAPSRIVVVSSAAHRKGKIKTDDFNSENSYDGAEAYAQSKLANVLFTKELAKKLAGTGVTVNAVHPGIVDTEITRHMSYSKSTTATVMVKPFFWLFIKTPKQGAQAVLNAALNPELQNVTGKYLSEFKIVEEEEETDEVKNNKLAEWLWITSTKWTKL, from the exons ATGGGGATTAAAATACCAAAATCTGTGGTTTTTGGAAGTGCAGCCTGTACGATTGTCGGCGGTATTTACTTAATCAA ggATAAAATTGCCGGAACCGCATACGAAGgcaatgaaaaattaactaataaagtTGTAATTGTAACTGGTGCAAATACTGGAATTGGCAAAGAAGTGACACGTGATTTAGCTAAACGTGAAGCTAAAGTTATTATGGCATGTcgtgatttatttaaatgtgaaaag gcaCGCAAAGAAATCGTTTTGGAAacgaaaaacaaatttgtttaCTGTCGTCAATGTAATTTAGCATCTCAATCGAGTATTAGAGCATTTGTAGATAAATTCAAGAAAGAGAATGACAGACtagacattttaattaataacgcCGGCGTAATGCGATGCCCAAAAGGTGTAACGACCGATGGAATCGAAACGCAGTTGGGTGTCAATCATATGGGACATTTTCTGCTTACTAATTTACTGCTGGATACTCTTAAAGCCTCAGCACCATCGAGAATTGTTGTGGTGTCAAGTGCAGCTCATCGTAAAGGAAAAATCAAGACCGATGACTTTAATAGCGAGAATAGTTACGATGGAGCTGAGGCTTATGCTCAAAGTAAACTCGCCAATGTCCTTTTTACCAAagaattagcaaaaaaattagCCGGTACAGGTGTTACTGTAAATGCAGTTCATCCAGGGATCGTTGACACTGAGATTACTCGTCATATGTCTTATTCTAAGAGTACTACTGCCACTGTTATGGTGAAACCTTTCTTTTGGTTGTTTATTAAAACACCTAAGCAAGGAGCCCAGGCTGTACTTAATGCTGCTTTGAATCCTGAGTTGCAAAATGTAACTGGAAAATACTTGAG tgaatttaaaattgttgaagaagaagaagaaacagatgaagtcaaaaataataaattagctGAGTGGCTCTGGATCACCAGTACCAAGTGGACtaaattatag
- the LOC130672608 gene encoding regulator of microtubule dynamics protein 1-like isoform X1, whose protein sequence is MMFQQIFRLASRYRNRFIFYYLPGIFIRRHLSAKKFVSAPVVSLGLWGFAKKDEFDINSKKSKESLLAKADAFYENQEYQKVYDILNNYRDSKDVEVLWRLSRALYYMAKTASDVEAKKMIYEAYNLVIEASSINDNHWAVHKWIAILIDSKTNYEGMKEKIKTLNIVKDHMLMANKLNPNDATTLHILGHYCYSVADLAWYQRKIASAIFGKVPDSSFEEALTYLEAAEKADPLFYSHNLLLLGKTYLKLNRKDEAIKYLKMTTEYPVRNDDDQKAKQEATKLLGSI, encoded by the exons ATGATGTTCCAACAAATATTTCGTCTTGCAAGTCGTTATCGGAACCGGTTTATCTTTTATTATCTACCCGGAATATTTATAAGA agacATTTATCAGctaaaaaattcgtttcagcTCCCGTAGTATCTCTAGGTCTTTGGGGATTCGCAAAAAAAGATGAGTTTGatattaattctaaaaaaagcaaagaATCTCTCCTAGCAAAAGCCGATGCGTTCTATGAAAATCAAGAGTATCAAAAAGTTTatgatattttgaataattatcgg gacTCTAAGGATGTGGAAGTATTGTGGAGACTCTCCCGGGCTCTTTACTACATGGCAAAAACAGCAAGTGATGTTGaggcaaaaaaaatgatttatgaaGCTTACAATTTAGTAATAGAAGCTTCTTCGATTAATGATAATCACTGGGCTGTTCATAAATGGATtgcaattttaattgatagcaAAACTAATTATGAAgggatgaaagaaaaaataaaaacattaaatattgTTAAGGATCACATGCTG atggcaaataaattaaacccTAATGATGCAACGACGCTGCATATTCTTGGTCACTACTGCTACTCAGTCGCAGATCTTGCGTGGTATCAAAGAAAAATAGCATCTGCAATTTTTGGCAAAGTCCCGGATTCATCATTCGAGGAAGCCCTGACATATTTGGAGGCTGCTGAAAAAGCAGATCCTTTGTTTTATAGTCACAATCTTTTGCTTCTTGGTAAAacttacttaaaattaaaccgCAAAGACGAagctattaaatatttaaaaatgactacTGAATACCCTGTACGTAATGACGATGATCAGAAGGCTAAGCAGGAGGCGACTAAGTTATTAGgtagtatttaa
- the LOC130672608 gene encoding regulator of microtubule dynamics protein 1-like isoform X2: MHLGNLNYIFKCIRTLFCILFPRQAPVVSLGLWGFAKKDEFDINSKKSKESLLAKADAFYENQEYQKVYDILNNYRDSKDVEVLWRLSRALYYMAKTASDVEAKKMIYEAYNLVIEASSINDNHWAVHKWIAILIDSKTNYEGMKEKIKTLNIVKDHMLMANKLNPNDATTLHILGHYCYSVADLAWYQRKIASAIFGKVPDSSFEEALTYLEAAEKADPLFYSHNLLLLGKTYLKLNRKDEAIKYLKMTTEYPVRNDDDQKAKQEATKLLGSI; this comes from the exons ATGCACTTgggcaatttaaattatatcttcaagtgtattaggacactcttctgcatattatttccccgccaag cTCCCGTAGTATCTCTAGGTCTTTGGGGATTCGCAAAAAAAGATGAGTTTGatattaattctaaaaaaagcaaagaATCTCTCCTAGCAAAAGCCGATGCGTTCTATGAAAATCAAGAGTATCAAAAAGTTTatgatattttgaataattatcgg gacTCTAAGGATGTGGAAGTATTGTGGAGACTCTCCCGGGCTCTTTACTACATGGCAAAAACAGCAAGTGATGTTGaggcaaaaaaaatgatttatgaaGCTTACAATTTAGTAATAGAAGCTTCTTCGATTAATGATAATCACTGGGCTGTTCATAAATGGATtgcaattttaattgatagcaAAACTAATTATGAAgggatgaaagaaaaaataaaaacattaaatattgTTAAGGATCACATGCTG atggcaaataaattaaacccTAATGATGCAACGACGCTGCATATTCTTGGTCACTACTGCTACTCAGTCGCAGATCTTGCGTGGTATCAAAGAAAAATAGCATCTGCAATTTTTGGCAAAGTCCCGGATTCATCATTCGAGGAAGCCCTGACATATTTGGAGGCTGCTGAAAAAGCAGATCCTTTGTTTTATAGTCACAATCTTTTGCTTCTTGGTAAAacttacttaaaattaaaccgCAAAGACGAagctattaaatatttaaaaatgactacTGAATACCCTGTACGTAATGACGATGATCAGAAGGCTAAGCAGGAGGCGACTAAGTTATTAGgtagtatttaa
- the LOC130673104 gene encoding peptidyl-prolyl cis-trans isomerase FKBP4-like, whose amino-acid sequence MKLNYLSSDNVVEKIVTKSGSILNKPTEKSICQLKISDITPGSLGPDEFNSRLLHTGDITLVIGEADSEVDRQIERALKWMGEGESAVVNIKLPSDESESPALKISLTLSLIKHEPFKPIWDWTPSEKYLTASEYKERALKLMQENRVKDAFIRFSKAVSLIITLEPINDLELPEDLLRDINNLRTSLYNNMAMCQLKYDNYEHVISLCTKVLARDKNNVRAMYRRGCAFGSMKNIENALSDFQKAAHIEPANALVWKKMIAYSKLWEEAAKKSDDLLKRMFKI is encoded by the coding sequence atgaaattgaattaCTTATCTTCAGACAATGTCGttgaaaaaatagttacaaaAAGCGgcagtattttaaataaaccaaCAGAGAAATCGATATGTCAGTTAAAAATATCAGATATTACACCCGGGTCATTGGGTCCTGATGAATTCAACAGCCGGTTGCTTCACACGGGTGACATTACCCTAGTGATTGGAGAAGCCGATTCAGAAGTTGACAGACAAATTGAGCGAGCGTTAAAATGGATGGGAGAAGGCGAGTCCGCGGTTGTCAATATAAAGTTACCTTCTGATGAATCCGAATCACCTGCACTTAAAATATCTTTAACTTTGTCTTTAATAAAACATGAGCCGTTCAAACCCATATGGGACTGGACTCCATCAGAAAAATACTTGACCGCATCCGAATACAAAGAGCGCGCGCTGAAACTGATGCAGGAAAACAGAGTAAAAGACGCGTTCATAAGATTCAGTAAAGCCGTAAGCTTGATTATAACCTTGGAGCCCATAAATGATCTCGAGTTACCGGAAGATCTTCTACGGGACATAAATAATCTGAGGACCAGTTTGTACAACAACATGGCGATGTGTCAATTGAAGTACGACAACTACGAGCACGTAATTTCCCTCTGCACAAAAGTACTTGCGAGAGATAAAAATAACGTCCGGGCGATGTATCGTCGCGGGTGCGCCTTCGGaagtatgaaaaatattgagaatGCTCTGAGTGACTTTCAAAAAGCCGCTCACATTGAGCCCGCGAATGCTCTGGtctggaaaaaaatgatagctTACAGCAAACTTTGGGAAGAGGCCGCTAAAAAAAGCGACGATTTGCTTAAAAgaatgtttaaaatttaa
- the LOC130673367 gene encoding transient receptor potential channel pyrexia-like yields the protein MTSEISCNPQFIGDHLPLSVAIREGHEEMVELLLKHGADPNVDNYRDISPLVHAAEKGNSNIIKLLLAYGADINLVPVNGSVTKSALHCAVVRENLDVVQLLLDNIMIDVNTVIANKMIALHSGALFIDDNFNVVQHLLDAGADANAVNGYGHSALDISCLKCSTEIESMILKHIVKLSAANFYVSKKNLAEVTDKVFEELRIQCCEEVQKMKKTYITGSNFTFYDVLCMDQHSLAVRLTHIKPKIIINLNTESIFPLYGGMLNYRLKKELRRKKLLLKVKSRIYSIFDKMELPSTCTREVF from the coding sequence ATGACGTCAGAGATTTCCTGCAATCCACAGTTCATTGGAGACCACCTGCCGTTATCTGTTGCCATTCGGGAAGGTCATGAAGAAATGGTTGAGCTCCTGTTGAAACATGGTGCTGATCCGAATGTCGACAACTATAGGGATATATCACCCCTAGTTCATGCTGCCGAAAAAGGAAATTCAAACATCATCAAGTTACTTCTTGCATATGGTGCGGATATAAACTTGGTACCAGTCAATGGAAGCGTCACCAAAAGTGCATTACATTGTGCCGTCGTTCGCGAAAACTTGGATGTTGTCCAATTATTATTAGACAACATTATGATCGACGTCAACACTGTGATCGCCAACAAGATGATAGCTCTTCATTCCGGAGCTCTATTCATCGATGACAACTTTAATGTTGTACAGCATCTGCTTGATGCTGGTGCTGACGCCAATGCAGTCAATGGATATGGTCATTCGGCATTAGACATATCATGTCTAAAATGTTCAACGGAGATTGAATCAATGATACTAAAGCACATCGTCAAACTCAGTGCGGCTAATTTTtatgtatcaaaaaaaaatttggctgAGGTAACTGATAAAGTCTTTGAAGAACTGCGTATTCAGTGTTGTGAAGAAGTccagaaaatgaaaaaaacgtATATTACTGGGAGTAATTTTACGTTTTACGATGTTTTGTGTATGGACCAACACAGTTTAGCTGTCCGATTGACGCATATCAAgcctaaaattattattaacttaaatACAGAGTCCATTTTTCCACTGTACGGCGGAATGTTGAATTATCGCTTAAAGAAAGAACTAAGGcgaaagaaattattattaaaagttaaaagtaGAATATACAGTATTTTCGATAAAATGGAACTCCCAAGTACTTGTACAAGGGAGGTTTTTTAA